The Martelella sp. AD-3 genome includes a region encoding these proteins:
- a CDS encoding DUF2958 domain-containing protein, with translation MILLTGAQRDRLLVNGRQRDQDHIPVVKFFNPLGEGVWLATELDEDGDIMFGLADLGYPELGSWSLGEMQSVRLPFGMGIERDLLFTGDFPISVWAEAARETGSIRAAERLLYRVGASFSRTSADTENRSA, from the coding sequence ATGATCCTCCTGACCGGCGCACAGCGAGACCGCCTGCTGGTGAATGGTCGCCAGCGCGATCAGGATCACATCCCGGTCGTGAAGTTCTTCAATCCCCTCGGTGAAGGCGTCTGGCTCGCTACCGAACTGGATGAGGATGGCGACATCATGTTCGGCCTGGCTGATCTCGGCTATCCCGAACTGGGTTCGTGGAGCCTTGGCGAGATGCAGTCAGTCCGGCTGCCCTTCGGCATGGGCATCGAGCGCGATCTGCTGTTCACCGGCGATTTCCCGATCTCGGTCTGGGCCGAGGCGGCTCGCGAGACCGGAAGCATCCGCGCCGCCGAACGTCTGCTCTACCGCGTCGGCGCGAGCTTTTCCCGTACATCCGCCGATACGGAAAACCGGAGTGCCTGA
- a CDS encoding ArdC family protein produces the protein MARQGRNLAEGGARSNLYDDITNKIIAELEQGRLPWVQPWGASPDTAPLGLPRNASTGRSYSGINILILWGAVIQHGFPAQAWLTFRQALSLGGNVRKGERGTTVVYADRFTPEDEKRRARETGEDAHAISFLKRFTVFNAAQCDGLPDEITAVAPPPPPGLIEPRVEALIRATGIDFRIGGNRAFYMPSLDYVQVPPPQTYFEPINWHRTALHELGHASGHHSRLNRDLTGSFGSKKYAFEEMIAEQTAAFSCAALGIVPTVRHADYIGSWLEVMREDSRAIVRAASQASKAADWLLSYLPAEDTGEPDASVTERRAAA, from the coding sequence ATGGCCAGACAGGGTCGTAACCTCGCGGAAGGTGGCGCGCGCAGCAACCTTTACGACGACATCACCAACAAGATCATCGCCGAGCTGGAGCAAGGGCGGTTGCCATGGGTCCAGCCCTGGGGTGCGTCGCCTGATACCGCCCCGCTGGGCCTGCCGAGAAATGCTTCAACCGGCCGATCCTATTCCGGCATCAATATTCTCATCCTCTGGGGCGCTGTCATCCAGCATGGTTTCCCCGCTCAGGCGTGGTTGACGTTCCGCCAGGCGCTTTCGCTTGGCGGCAATGTCAGGAAGGGCGAGCGTGGCACAACTGTCGTTTATGCCGACCGTTTCACCCCCGAGGACGAGAAGCGCCGTGCTCGCGAAACGGGTGAGGATGCGCATGCCATTTCGTTCCTGAAGCGGTTCACGGTCTTTAACGCCGCGCAATGCGATGGCCTACCCGATGAGATCACGGCAGTCGCGCCGCCACCGCCGCCGGGCCTTATCGAACCTCGGGTCGAGGCGTTGATTCGGGCCACCGGCATTGACTTCCGTATTGGCGGCAATCGCGCCTTCTATATGCCGTCACTCGACTATGTGCAGGTGCCGCCTCCGCAGACCTATTTCGAGCCGATCAACTGGCACAGGACGGCCCTGCATGAGCTGGGGCACGCCAGCGGCCATCACAGCCGCCTCAACCGCGATCTGACCGGCTCGTTCGGTTCGAAGAAATACGCCTTCGAGGAGATGATTGCCGAACAGACCGCAGCTTTCAGTTGCGCCGCGCTCGGGATCGTGCCGACCGTCCGCCATGCCGATTACATCGGATCGTGGCTGGAGGTCATGCGCGAGGATTCCCGCGCCATTGTCCGCGCGGCCTCGCAGGCCAGCAAGGCGGCGGACTGGCTGCTGTCGTATCTGCCTGCCGAGGACACCGGAGAGCCGGATGCGAGCGTAACTGAGCGGAGGGCTGCGGCATGA